The following proteins are encoded in a genomic region of Hyla sarda isolate aHylSar1 chromosome 3, aHylSar1.hap1, whole genome shotgun sequence:
- the B3GNT2 gene encoding N-acetyllactosaminide beta-1,3-N-acetylglucosaminyltransferase 2 — protein sequence MSVGRRRLRLVGILMMINFLIYVIVEVSKSGSDVDNEKRQVLLPTGKFWRKRASSGAYWNREQQKLDRLYNPILNLLNNVTVEEMVASNASLLNSCDMDTNIQSEIKDFENLPVRFKDFLYYLRCKNYSLVLDQPNKCKDKPFLLLAIKSLTPQFDRRQAIRESWGKELKVNNMTVVRVFLLGDTPPEDDNPDLSGLVKYESDKYKDILLWNYKDTFFNLTLKEVLFLKWVSHSCPDVQFIFKGDDDVFVNTHQILDYLKTLSTEKAKDLFVGDVIKDAGPHRDKKLKYYIPESLFEGSYPPYAGGGGFLYSGSLALRLYNATSRVLLYPIDDVYTGMCLEKLGLAPEKHKGFKTFDIEEKQKNNICTYSNLILVHPRKPQEMIKIWSKLQDSSLNC from the coding sequence ATGAGTGTTGGAAGGAGAAGATTAAGATTGGTGGGGATCCTAATGATGATAAACTTTCTCATCTATGTCATTGTCGAAGTATCGAAGAGTGGCAGTGACGTTGATAATGAAAAACGCCAGGTTCTGTTACCCACTGGCAAGTTCTGGAGGAAACGTGCATCCAGCGGTGCTTATTGGAATAGAGAGCAACAAAAGCTTGACCGATTGTACAATCCAATTCTAAACTTGCTAAATAACGTCACCGTGGAAGAGATGGTGGCTTCCAACGCGAGTCTATTAAATTCCTGCGATATGGATACAAATATTCAGTCTGAAATAAAGGACTTTGAGAACTTGCCAGTCAGATTCAAGGACTTCCTTTATTATTTAAGATGTAAGAACTATTCTCTGGTGTTGGACCAGCCAAATAAGTGTAAAGATAAACCTTTCTTGCTGCTGGCCATAAAGTCCCTTACACCGCAGTTCGATAGAAGACAAGCTATACGGGAGTCTTGGGGCAAAGAACTGAAAGTCAACAACATGACTGTTGTCAGGGTGTTCCTCCTTGGAGATACTCCTCCCGAAGATGATAATCCTGACCTTTCCGGTCTAGTAAAATATGAAAGTGACAAGTATAAGGACATCCTCCTTTGGAATTACAAGGACACTTTCTTTAACTTAACTCTTAAAGAAGTGCTCTTTCTGAAGTGGGTAAGCCATTCCTGTCCAGATGTCCAGTTCATCTTTAAAGGTGACGACGATGTCTTTGTAAATACCCATCAGATCCTGGATTACTTGAAGACGTTGTCCACAGAAAAGGCCAAAGATCTCTTCGTTGGAGATGTGATCAAGGATGCTGGACCTCATAGGGACAAAAAGCTGAAGTACTATATTCCTGAGAGCCTGTTTGAAGGTTCCTACCCACCCTATGCTGGGGGCGGAGGTTTCCTTTATTCGGGCAGTCTTGCTTTAAGACTTTACAATGCAACATCTAGAGTTCTCTTGTATCCTATTGATGATGTATATACTGGAATGTGCCTTGAAAAGCTTGGTCTTGCTCCAGAGAAACACAAGGGGTTCAAGACTTTTGATATAGaggagaaacaaaaaaataacatttgtaCCTATTCCAACTTAATTTTGGTCCATCCTAGGAAACCCcaagaaatgattaagatttggtCCAAGTTGCAAGACTCTAGTTTGAACTGTTAA